The Henckelia pumila isolate YLH828 chromosome 2, ASM3356847v2, whole genome shotgun sequence genome includes a window with the following:
- the LOC140883812 gene encoding increased DNA methylation 2-like — MENVFEAPLTDDQNFLLSLIIGTYFGPHLKQERFCKSALQRYAEGLSPYSANDLAGSHMKIEVMEKVYFYILRMAELSVVVPEQQLRQFIHGNNRISVDGQDTYPSFGFLFPPEYHKRSQLKNHHDTIENVVFINNPKLYLIKQVDHKRFKRLTGLDDFPVDIDHAMLHESNVMLQKTLNLDVRSVNYIPDAGLNHDVSEPSNCIIPFSSSRRNDCPVSYDSIVPSPAGSSSVEDFDSGMIFVPSREEWNKIVSSSKCGFALTGSAARGKMGPVLGMMDIGESEDSYFFSVSLPGVRRDERDFSCEVESDGKVVIKGVTVTGERTIVKHCQTFQMQSQNLCPPGHFSISFNLPGPVDPMQFHGTFATDGIFQGMAMKPTGNRS; from the exons ATGGAAAATGTTTTTGAAGCACCGTTGACAGATGATCAGAATTTTCTCCTCAGCCTCATCATAGGCACCTATTTTGGTCCACATCTCAAGCAAGAGAGGTTTTGTAAGTCTGCGCTGCAAAGATATGCTGAAGGTCTCTCACCGTACAGTGCAAACGACTTGGCTGGTTCACACATGAAAATTGAGGTGATGGAAAAGGTCTACTTCTATATACTTCGAATGGCAGAACTATCAGTGGTTGTGCCAGAGCAGCAACTGCGCCAATTTATTCATGGAAATAATCGAATCTCGGTTGATGGTCAGGACACTTACCCTTCATTTGGTTTTCTTTTTCCTCCAGAGTATCACAAGCGATCCCAATTGAAAAATCATCACGATACTATCGAAAATGTGGTCTTCATCAATAACCCGAAATTATATTTGATTAAGCAAGTGGATCACAAGAGGTTTAAGAGGCTTACAGGGTTAGATGATTTTCCTGTTGATATAGATCATGCAATGTTGCACGAATCTAATGTCATGCTGCAAAAGACCTTGAATCTTGATGTTCGGTCTGTGAACTATATTCCAGATGCTGGATTGAATCATGATGTCAGTGAGCCATCAAATTGCATAATACCATTTAGCAGTTCTCGACGAAATGATTGTCCTGTATCATACGATTCCATTGTGCCATCGCCCGCTGGTTCTAGTTCTGTGGAGGATTTTGATTCGGGAATGATATTTGTACCTTCTAGGGAAGAATGGAATAAAATTGTCAGTAGTTCGAAATGTGGATTTGCCCTAACTGGAAGTGCAGCTAGAGGGAAGATGGGACCAGTTTTAGGAATGATGGATATTGGAGAGTCAGAGGATTCCTACTTTTTCAGCGTATCACTCCCTGGCGTGCGAAGGGACGAAA GAGATTTCAGCTGCGAAGTGGAAAGTGACGGAAAGGTAGTTATCAAAGGAGTGACAGTCACGGGCGAAAGGACGATTGTGAAACACTGCCAAACATTTCAAATGCAATCCCAAAATCTTTGTCCACCGGGGCATTTCTCTATATCTTTTAATCTACCAGGTCCTGTTGATCCTATGCAATTCCATGGAACTTTTGCTACAGATGGGATTTTCCAGGGAATGGCGATGAAACCGACCGGAAATCGAAGTTAG
- the LOC140882894 gene encoding DNA damage-repair/toleration protein DRT102 isoform X1, which yields MNHMEQRTATAATPRRLKIVAGSDDFGCSLKDELVTHLRSLNIEVEDLGTSKYYSIGEEVGNRVSQAAKNNDGTETRGLIACGTGAGVSIFANKFPGVYSATCLTPGDAQNARSINNCNVLAVSGMSTPTTVAVEILSKFLDTPFKSPCPASGSEPWPEEIQSFLDGSIEEMSKIGDNNNVSVVDPPCFICSLAKSRQDKDFTPVDVMPGGSMKLLRETPTSAIVRFKAGSVEPAHHHTFGHDLVVMRGSKCVWNLSKGEKYALGVGDYLFTPAGDVHRVKYFEDTEFFIKWDGHWDLFLDEDLAAANAAIESGATACMHAGHGWFELEPRFRLASMKLTKETLALYMCSPGSCMHVQDS from the exons ATGAATCACATGGAGCAACGAACCGCCACCGCCGCTACTCCCCGCCGCCTGAAAATCGTAGCCGGATCCGACGACTTCGGCTGCAGCCTCAAAGACGAACTTGTAACCCACCTCCGCTCCCTCAACATCGAAGTCGAGGATCTCGGCACCTCCAAATACTACTCAATCGGCGAAGAAGTCGGCAATCGCGTCAGCCAAGCTGCGAAGAACAATGATGGCACAGAAACCCGTGGATTGATCGCCTGTGGAACCGGCGCCGGCGTCTCGATCTTCGCGAACAAGTTCCCGGGAGTTTACTCTGCTACGTGTCTGACCCCCGGAGACGCTCAGAACGCTCGTTCGATCAATAACTGCAACGTTCTCGCCGTATCGGGCATGTCGACCCCAACCACGGTTGCCGTTGAAATCCTTTCTAAATTCCTCGACACCCCTTTTAAGTCCCCATGCCCAGCCTCCGGTTCAGAGCCCTGGCCGGAGGAAATCCAGTCCTTTTTAGATGGATCGATCGAAGAAATGTCGAAAATTGGGGACAACAACAATGTGTCTGTAGTTGATCCACCGTGTTTCATTTGCTCTTTGGCTAAATCCCGGCAGGATAAAGATTTTACCCCCGTCGATGTGATGCCTGGTGGATCGATGAAACTTTTGAGGGAGACACCCACTTCCGCCATTGTGAGGTTTAAGGCCGGGAGTGTAGAGCCGGCACATCACCATACTTTTGGGCATGATTTGGTGGTCATGAGAGGGAGCAAATGTGTGTGGAACCTGAGTAAAGGTGAGAAGTATGCTTTGGGTGTGGGGGATTATCTGTTTACACCTGCAGGGGATGTGCATAGAGTGAAGTATTTTGAAGATACTGAGTTCTTTATCAAGTGGGATGGGCATTGGGACTTGTTCTTGGACGAGGATCTTGCTGCCGCTAATGCAGCCATAGAAA GTGGTGCTACAGCCTGTATGCATGCAGGTCATGGATGGTTCGAATTAGAGCCCCGTTTTCGCTTGGCCTCGATGAAATTGACCAAGGAAACTCTGGCTCTATATATGTGTA GCCCCGGCTCGTGCATGCATGTTCAAGATTCATGA
- the LOC140882894 gene encoding DNA damage-repair/toleration protein DRT102 isoform X3 produces MNHMEQRTATAATPRRLKIVAGSDDFGCSLKDELVTHLRSLNIEVEDLGTSKYYSIGEEVGNRVSQAAKNNDGTETRGLIACGTGAGVSIFANKFPGVYSATCLTPGDAQNARSINNCNVLAVSGMSTPTTVAVEILSKFLDTPFKSPCPASGSEPWPEEIQSFLDGSIEEMSKIGDNNNVSVVDPPCFICSLAKSRQDKDFTPVDVMPGGSMKLLRETPTSAIVRFKAGSVEPAHHHTFGHDLVVMRGSKCVWNLSKGEKYALGVGDYLFTPAGDVHRVKYFEDTEFFIKWDGHWDLFLDEDLAAANAAIESIKHHQIKSNKHWILMMFT; encoded by the exons ATGAATCACATGGAGCAACGAACCGCCACCGCCGCTACTCCCCGCCGCCTGAAAATCGTAGCCGGATCCGACGACTTCGGCTGCAGCCTCAAAGACGAACTTGTAACCCACCTCCGCTCCCTCAACATCGAAGTCGAGGATCTCGGCACCTCCAAATACTACTCAATCGGCGAAGAAGTCGGCAATCGCGTCAGCCAAGCTGCGAAGAACAATGATGGCACAGAAACCCGTGGATTGATCGCCTGTGGAACCGGCGCCGGCGTCTCGATCTTCGCGAACAAGTTCCCGGGAGTTTACTCTGCTACGTGTCTGACCCCCGGAGACGCTCAGAACGCTCGTTCGATCAATAACTGCAACGTTCTCGCCGTATCGGGCATGTCGACCCCAACCACGGTTGCCGTTGAAATCCTTTCTAAATTCCTCGACACCCCTTTTAAGTCCCCATGCCCAGCCTCCGGTTCAGAGCCCTGGCCGGAGGAAATCCAGTCCTTTTTAGATGGATCGATCGAAGAAATGTCGAAAATTGGGGACAACAACAATGTGTCTGTAGTTGATCCACCGTGTTTCATTTGCTCTTTGGCTAAATCCCGGCAGGATAAAGATTTTACCCCCGTCGATGTGATGCCTGGTGGATCGATGAAACTTTTGAGGGAGACACCCACTTCCGCCATTGTGAGGTTTAAGGCCGGGAGTGTAGAGCCGGCACATCACCATACTTTTGGGCATGATTTGGTGGTCATGAGAGGGAGCAAATGTGTGTGGAACCTGAGTAAAGGTGAGAAGTATGCTTTGGGTGTGGGGGATTATCTGTTTACACCTGCAGGGGATGTGCATAGAGTGAAGTATTTTGAAGATACTGAGTTCTTTATCAAGTGGGATGGGCATTGGGACTTGTTCTTGGACGAGGATCTTGCTGCCGCTAATGCAGCCATAGAAA GTATCAAACatcatcaaatcaaatcaaataaacactGGATTTTGATGATGTTCACTTAG
- the LOC140882894 gene encoding DNA damage-repair/toleration protein DRT102 isoform X2 codes for MNHMEQRTATAATPRRLKIVAGSDDFGCSLKDELVTHLRSLNIEVEDLGTSKYYSIGEEVGNRVSQAAKNNDGTETRGLIACGTGAGVSIFANKFPGVYSATCLTPGDAQNARSINNCNVLAVSGMSTPTTVAVEILSKFLDTPFKSPCPASGSEPWPEEIQSFLDGSIEEMSKIGDNNNVSVVDPPCFICSLAKSRQDKDFTPVDVMPGGSMKLLRETPTSAIVRFKAGSVEPAHHHTFGHDLVVMRGSKCVWNLSKGEKYALGVGDYLFTPAGDVHRVKYFEDTEFFIKWDGHWDLFLDEDLAAANAAIERLNCFIGGMNIEIESIGSTASDQLLV; via the exons ATGAATCACATGGAGCAACGAACCGCCACCGCCGCTACTCCCCGCCGCCTGAAAATCGTAGCCGGATCCGACGACTTCGGCTGCAGCCTCAAAGACGAACTTGTAACCCACCTCCGCTCCCTCAACATCGAAGTCGAGGATCTCGGCACCTCCAAATACTACTCAATCGGCGAAGAAGTCGGCAATCGCGTCAGCCAAGCTGCGAAGAACAATGATGGCACAGAAACCCGTGGATTGATCGCCTGTGGAACCGGCGCCGGCGTCTCGATCTTCGCGAACAAGTTCCCGGGAGTTTACTCTGCTACGTGTCTGACCCCCGGAGACGCTCAGAACGCTCGTTCGATCAATAACTGCAACGTTCTCGCCGTATCGGGCATGTCGACCCCAACCACGGTTGCCGTTGAAATCCTTTCTAAATTCCTCGACACCCCTTTTAAGTCCCCATGCCCAGCCTCCGGTTCAGAGCCCTGGCCGGAGGAAATCCAGTCCTTTTTAGATGGATCGATCGAAGAAATGTCGAAAATTGGGGACAACAACAATGTGTCTGTAGTTGATCCACCGTGTTTCATTTGCTCTTTGGCTAAATCCCGGCAGGATAAAGATTTTACCCCCGTCGATGTGATGCCTGGTGGATCGATGAAACTTTTGAGGGAGACACCCACTTCCGCCATTGTGAGGTTTAAGGCCGGGAGTGTAGAGCCGGCACATCACCATACTTTTGGGCATGATTTGGTGGTCATGAGAGGGAGCAAATGTGTGTGGAACCTGAGTAAAGGTGAGAAGTATGCTTTGGGTGTGGGGGATTATCTGTTTACACCTGCAGGGGATGTGCATAGAGTGAAGTATTTTGAAGATACTGAGTTCTTTATCAAGTGGGATGGGCATTGGGACTTGTTCTTGGACGAGGATCTTGCTGCCGCTAATGCAGCCATAGAAA GATTGAACTGCTTTATTGGTGGAATGAATATTGAAATTGAGTCAATTGGTTCAACTGCAAGTGACCAACTTCTGGTTTAG
- the LOC140882894 gene encoding DNA damage-repair/toleration protein DRT102 isoform X4 codes for MNHMEQRTATAATPRRLKIVAGSDDFGCSLKDELVTHLRSLNIEVEDLGTSKYYSIGEEVGNRVSQAAKNNDGTETRGLIACGTGAGVSIFANKFPGVYSATCLTPGDAQNARSINNCNVLAVSGMSTPTTVAVEILSKFLDTPFKSPCPASGSEPWPEEIQSFLDGSIEEMSKIGDNNNVSVVDPPCFICSLAKSRQDKDFTPVDVMPGGSMKLLRETPTSAIVRFKAGSVEPAHHHTFGHDLVVMRGSKCVWNLSKGEKYALGVGDYLFTPAGDVHRVKYFEDTEFFIKWDGHWDLFLDEDLAAANAAIESPGSCMHVQDS; via the exons ATGAATCACATGGAGCAACGAACCGCCACCGCCGCTACTCCCCGCCGCCTGAAAATCGTAGCCGGATCCGACGACTTCGGCTGCAGCCTCAAAGACGAACTTGTAACCCACCTCCGCTCCCTCAACATCGAAGTCGAGGATCTCGGCACCTCCAAATACTACTCAATCGGCGAAGAAGTCGGCAATCGCGTCAGCCAAGCTGCGAAGAACAATGATGGCACAGAAACCCGTGGATTGATCGCCTGTGGAACCGGCGCCGGCGTCTCGATCTTCGCGAACAAGTTCCCGGGAGTTTACTCTGCTACGTGTCTGACCCCCGGAGACGCTCAGAACGCTCGTTCGATCAATAACTGCAACGTTCTCGCCGTATCGGGCATGTCGACCCCAACCACGGTTGCCGTTGAAATCCTTTCTAAATTCCTCGACACCCCTTTTAAGTCCCCATGCCCAGCCTCCGGTTCAGAGCCCTGGCCGGAGGAAATCCAGTCCTTTTTAGATGGATCGATCGAAGAAATGTCGAAAATTGGGGACAACAACAATGTGTCTGTAGTTGATCCACCGTGTTTCATTTGCTCTTTGGCTAAATCCCGGCAGGATAAAGATTTTACCCCCGTCGATGTGATGCCTGGTGGATCGATGAAACTTTTGAGGGAGACACCCACTTCCGCCATTGTGAGGTTTAAGGCCGGGAGTGTAGAGCCGGCACATCACCATACTTTTGGGCATGATTTGGTGGTCATGAGAGGGAGCAAATGTGTGTGGAACCTGAGTAAAGGTGAGAAGTATGCTTTGGGTGTGGGGGATTATCTGTTTACACCTGCAGGGGATGTGCATAGAGTGAAGTATTTTGAAGATACTGAGTTCTTTATCAAGTGGGATGGGCATTGGGACTTGTTCTTGGACGAGGATCTTGCTGCCGCTAATGCAGCCATAGAAA GCCCCGGCTCGTGCATGCATGTTCAAGATTCATGA